One window of the Rosa rugosa chromosome 3, drRosRugo1.1, whole genome shotgun sequence genome contains the following:
- the LOC133736512 gene encoding SWI/SNF complex subunit SWI3D — protein sequence MEEKRGDAGTQPPANADSPAAEPTSSRRRAGGQKRKASSLGGSGSSSTPSKRLTREKASLSHPPIHNGPLTRARQGPNNHASASAAAVKPAAQTKRPEPSSVEAERAKRESELEALEASMEAEFEAIRSRDANAHVVPSHCGWFSWTKIHAIEKRMLPSFFNGKSDTRTPDTYLEIRNCIMKKFHANPGTLVELKDMLELEVGDFDSRQEVMEFLDHWGLINFHPFPPTGSTVANVNSDEVTERDSLVDKLYHFEALESRSSVVPKTNLFTPTVPSGLFPESTFAEELVRPEGPAVEYHCNSCSADCSRKRYHCQKQADFDLCSDCFNNGKFDSGMSSSDFILMEPAEAPGVSGGKWTDQETLLLLEALELYKENWNEIAEHVATKTKAQCILHFVQMPIEDTFLDHDDDIDASAKETADPTSTNNDLLPPKDAPETTENKTSANDSDPQTSPMEISKEEASEVKVGEDTSKPEDENEVKVGQDTSKLEDTGDLKIDQETDENLALKALKEAFEVVGYPQTPESQLSFADVGNPAMALAAFLARVVGPDHAIASAHNSLKSISADSPGIELASRHCFILEDPPNDRKEQASCDSVAAERQVQSEKVDEENSHKEDNSTSGLEDRGVSNDNNDKKLEEVTPEEKSQSTKEQDDRVSHEEVGTDKLNKSNNSELPNDQPPTLGESDNSKVETPPSSVKESGEGTSVGQPSETIETPMDVDMSDSNPSTKTEPQQPVTSNSAEEPSQSTEASKEVDVSNALPSERDQTPPPVTGKSEVPPQPTETSKDVLMVCDSQPPQENEPSQPVENTASEDQTDDSKHEKHDCTDPKNDKKQETKGEQKIDKIKQAAVSAVSAAAVKAKLLAEQEEDQIRQLAAMLIEKQLHKLEAKLGFFHEMESAVMRVKEQLDRSRQKLYHERAQIIAARLGLPGSSSRGMPSAMPTNRMATNAANSVPRPPLMMTSQRPPMSRPTGAVASTPLNQFSSSTLSGSVIRPPSQDSLSSIGTK from the exons ATGGAAGAAAAACGTGGAGACGCCGGAACTCAGCCTCCGGCTAATGCCGACTCTCCGGCCGCCGAGCCTACTTCTTCGAGACGCCGCGCCGGAGGCCAAAAGCGAAAGGCCAGCAGCCTCGGCGGCTCGGGCTCTTCATCAACACCGTCGAAACGCTTGACTCGCGAGAAGGCTTCGCTTTCTCACCCTCCGATCCACAACGGCCCGTTGACGAGGGCCCGCCAGGGGCCCAATAACCATGCGTCGGCCTCAGCCGCGGCCGTGAAGCCTGCTGCTCAGACGAAGCGGCCGGAGCCGTCGTCGGTGGAGGCGGAGCGGGCTAAAAGGGAGAGCGAGTTGGAGGCTTTGGAGGCTTCTATGGAAGCTGAGTTTGAAGCCATTAGATCTCGCGATGCCAATGCTCATGTGGTTCCCAGTCATTGTG GTTGGTTTTCATGGACAAAGATTCACGCCATTGAGAAGCGTATGTTGCCGTCTTTCTTTAATGGGAAGTCTGATACTCGAACTCCCGATACATACCTGGAGATACGCAATTGTATTATGAAAAAATTCCATGCGAATCCAGGAACATTGGTTGAACTGAAGGATATGTTGGAGCTTGAAGTGGGAGACTTCGATTCAAGACAAGAAGTAATGGAATTTTTGGACCACTGGGGTTTGATAAATTTCCACCCTTTCCCACCAACAGGTTCTACTGTTGCGAATGTCAACAGTGATGAGGTGACAGAAAGGGATTCTTTGGTAGATAAGTTGTATCACTTTGAAGCACTAGAATCACGATCATCAGTGGTTCCTAAGACTAACTTATTTACTCCAACTGTGCCATCTGGTCTGTTCCCAGAGTCTACATTTGCTGAAGAATTGGTGAGGCCTGAGGGGCCAGCTGTTGAGTACCATTGCAACTCTTGTTCAGCTGATTGCTCACGCAAACGCTACCATTGCCAGAAGCAG GCAGATTTTGATCTGTGTTCTGATTGCTTTAACAACGGGAAATTCGACTCGGGTATGTCTTCATCAGATTTTATTCTTATGGAGCCTGCTGAGGCTCCTGGGGTAAGTGGTGGGAAGTGGACAGATCAGGAGACCCTCCTTCTCCTTGAAGCATTAGAATTATATAAAGAAAACTGGAATGAGATTGCTGAACATGttgcaacaaaaacaaaagctcaGTGTATATTGCACTTTGTTCAAATGCCAATCGAGGATACCTTCCTAGATCATGATGATGATATTGATGCCAGTGCCAAAGAAACTGCAGATCCAACTTCAACTAACAAtgatttattgccccccaaagaTGCTCCTGAAACAACAGAGAATAAGACAAGTGCTAATGACAGTGACCCTCAAACTTCCCCGATGGAAATTTCAAAAGAAGAAGCAAGTGAGGTTAAAGTTGGGGAGGATACTTCAAAGCCAGAAGATGAAAATGAAGTCAAAGTTGGTCAGGACACCTCGAAGTTGGAAGATACTGGTGATTTGAAAATTGATCAGGAAACAGATGAGAACCTTGCATTGAAGGCTCTTAAAGAAGCCTTTGAAGTTGTTGGTTATCCTCAAACACCTGAAAGTCAACTCTCATTTGCAGATGTGGGAAACCCTGCCATGGCATTG GCAGCATTCCTGGCACGGGTGGTGGGACCGGATCATGCCATTGCCTCAGCACATAATTCTTTGAAATCCATATCTGCAGATTCTCCTGGCATTGAGCTGGCTTCGAGGCACTGCTTTATTTTGGAAGATCCACCAAATGACAGAAAGGAACAAGCTAGTTGTGATAG TGTTGCTGCTGAAAGGCAAGTGCAGAGTGAGAAAGTCGATGAAGAAAATAGTCATAAAGAGGATAACTCCACCTCAGGTTTGGAAGATAGAGGTGTATCAAATGATAACAACGACAAGAAACTTGAAGAAGTTACTCCTGAAGAAAAGTCACAATCTACAAAAGAACAAGATGACAGGGTTTCTCATGAGGAAGTAGGAACTGATAAATTGaacaagtcaaacaactcaGAGTTACCAAATGACCAACCACCAACTTTGGGGGAGTCAGATAATTCAAAAGTTGAGACACCACCAAGTTCAGTAAAGGAGTCGGGAGAGGGAACTTCAGTAGGACAGCCTTCTGAAACCATAGAGACACCAATGGATGTGGATATGTCTGACTCCAATCCCTCAACGAAGACGGAGCCTCAGCAACCAGTTACATCAAATTCAGCTGAGGAACCTTCTCAGTCTACAGAGGCATCAAAAGAAGTGGATGTATCTAATGCTCTGCCTTCAGAAAGAGATCAGACTCCACCACCAGTTACTGGAAAATCAGAAGTACCCCCTCAACCTACAGAAACATCAAAGGATGTTCTTATGGTGTGTGACTCTCAGCCCCCACAAGAGAATGAGCCTTCCCAACCAGTTGAAAACACtgcaa GTGAGGATCAGACTGATGATAGTAAACACGAGAAGCATGACTGTACAGACCCAAAAAATGATAAAAAGCAAGAGACAAAAGGCGAACAGAAAATTGATAAAATAAAGCAAGCTGCAGTTTCTGCAGTCTCAGCAGCTGCTGTGAAGGCAAAACTTCTAGCAGAACAGGAAGAAGATCAAATTCGACAGCTTGCAGCAATGTTGATAGAGAAGCAG TTGCATAAGTTGGAAGCCAAGTTAGGTTTCTTTCATGAGATGGAAAGTGCTGTGATGAGGGTAAAAGAGCAATTGGATAGGTCAAGACAGAAGCTCTACCATGAGCGGGCACAGATAATTGCTGCCCGACTTGGCTTACCAGGTTCCTCATCTAGAGGAATGCCATCTGCGATGCCTACCAATAGAATGGCCACGAATGCTGCAAACTCAGTTCCAAGGCCCCCACTTATGATGACCTCTCAAAGGCCACCCATGTCGAGACCCACGGGGGCGGTGGCTTCGACCCCTTTAAACCAATTTTCGTCCTCAACTTTGTCAGGAAGTGTGATTCGGCCTCCCAGTCAGGACAGCCTTTCTTCTATTGGGACAAAGTAA
- the LOC133741403 gene encoding organ-specific protein P4-like, giving the protein MNSLYAILALLSLLLFTTTVHSRIGAGGYMKNSIEKQPMPADSWKLVKEQVELNNADLSDDKAEKANCNENGKPNIEFEIVEFEPRPNISIYHDDNEVTKSRTLGDEPESKDIGNMHPKDNGPQDKLPFEAKAERHVFEEDFEPRPNISVYND; this is encoded by the exons ATGAACTCCCTTTATGCCATCTTAGCTCTCCTCTCACTTCTTTTG TTCACTACAACTGTACATTCAAGAATAGGTGCAGGAGGCTACATGAAAAATTCCATTGAAAAGCAACCCATGCCAGCAGACTCATGGAAGCTCGTAAAAGAACAGGTTGAGCTTAACAATGCTGATCTATCTGATGATAAGGCTGAGAAAGCCAACTGCAATGAAAATGGGAAACCTAACATTGAATTTGAGATTGTGGAGTTTGAACCGAGACCTAATATCTCAATTTATCATGATGACAATGAAGTTACAAAGTCCAGAACTCTTGGAGACGAGCCAGAGTCTAAGGACATAGGTAACATGCACCCTAAGGATAATGGTCCTCAAGATAAGCTGCCATTTGAAGCCAAAGCCGAAAGGCATGTATTTGAAGAAGATTTTGAGCCAAGGCCAAATATTTCTGTGTACAATGACTGA